One Nicotiana sylvestris chromosome 12, ASM39365v2, whole genome shotgun sequence genomic window carries:
- the LOC104231798 gene encoding adenylate kinase 4 isoform X2 — translation MAASLEDVPSESLLSEVLRRLRCSSKPDKRLILIGPPGSGKGTQSPIIKDEFCLCHLATGDMLRAAVVAKTPLGIKAKEAMDNGQLVSDDLVVGIIDEAMKKASCQKGFILDGFPRTVAQAEKLDEMLQKQGTKIDKVLNFAIDDAILEERITGRWIHPSSGRSYHTKFQPPKVPGVDDITGEPLIQRKDDTAEVLKSRLDAFHRQTEPG, via the exons ATGGCTGCTTCATTGGAAGATGTTCCTTCAGAAAGCCTTCTGTCTGAAGTTCTCCGCCGTTTGAGATGTTCTTCCAAGCCTGACAAACGCCTCATTCTCAttg GTCCACCTGGATCCGGAAAGGGTACACAATCTCCTATCATTAAGGATGAATTTTGTTTGTGCCATTTGGCCACGGGTGATATGCTCAGAGCTGCTGTTGTTGCTAAAACTCCACTTGGAATTAAGGCCAAAGAAGCTATGGACAAC GGTCAACTTGTGTCGGATGACTTAGTTGTTGGCATAATTGATGAAGCAATGAAGAAAGCTTCATGTCAAAAGGGCTTCATTCTTGATGGTTTCCCAAGGACAGTGGCTCAAGCAGAAAAG CTAGATGAGATGCTTCAGAAGCAGGGGACCAAGATTGATAAGGTGCTCAATTTTGCAATTGATGATGCAATCTTGGAAGAGCGGATCACGGGCCGATGGATCCATCCTTCAAGTGGTAGATCTTACCACACCAAATTCCAACCTCCAAAAGTTCCTGGTGTCGATGAT ATCACTGGAGAGCCTTTAATTCAACGGAAAGATGATACTGCTGAGGTTCTCAAATCAAGGCTAGATGCATTTCACCGTCAAACTGAACCG GGATAA
- the LOC104231798 gene encoding adenylate kinase 4 isoform X1, producing the protein MAASLEDVPSESLLSEVLRRLRCSSKPDKRLILIGPPGSGKGTQSPIIKDEFCLCHLATGDMLRAAVVAKTPLGIKAKEAMDNGQLVSDDLVVGIIDEAMKKASCQKGFILDGFPRTVAQAEKLDEMLQKQGTKIDKVLNFAIDDAILEERITGRWIHPSSGRSYHTKFQPPKVPGVDDITGEPLIQRKDDTAEVLKSRLDAFHRQTEPVINYYSKKGVVASLHAEKTPKEVTSEVKNVLSS; encoded by the exons ATGGCTGCTTCATTGGAAGATGTTCCTTCAGAAAGCCTTCTGTCTGAAGTTCTCCGCCGTTTGAGATGTTCTTCCAAGCCTGACAAACGCCTCATTCTCAttg GTCCACCTGGATCCGGAAAGGGTACACAATCTCCTATCATTAAGGATGAATTTTGTTTGTGCCATTTGGCCACGGGTGATATGCTCAGAGCTGCTGTTGTTGCTAAAACTCCACTTGGAATTAAGGCCAAAGAAGCTATGGACAAC GGTCAACTTGTGTCGGATGACTTAGTTGTTGGCATAATTGATGAAGCAATGAAGAAAGCTTCATGTCAAAAGGGCTTCATTCTTGATGGTTTCCCAAGGACAGTGGCTCAAGCAGAAAAG CTAGATGAGATGCTTCAGAAGCAGGGGACCAAGATTGATAAGGTGCTCAATTTTGCAATTGATGATGCAATCTTGGAAGAGCGGATCACGGGCCGATGGATCCATCCTTCAAGTGGTAGATCTTACCACACCAAATTCCAACCTCCAAAAGTTCCTGGTGTCGATGAT ATCACTGGAGAGCCTTTAATTCAACGGAAAGATGATACTGCTGAGGTTCTCAAATCAAGGCTAGATGCATTTCACCGTCAAACTGAACCG GTAATCAATTATTATTCCAAGAAGGGTGTTGTTGCAAGTCTTCATGCTGAAAAAACACCAAAAGAAGTTACTTCTGAGGTTAAAAATGTCCTATCTTCTTGA